A part of Halodesulfovibrio marinisediminis DSM 17456 genomic DNA contains:
- a CDS encoding PqiB family protein codes for MSEENSTPSSSEKLPQASVCKKKSFSLIWIVPLVALLIGLGLVYTAMTEKGPTVIITFASAEGLEAGKTKVKYKDVEIGKVESVELAEDFEHVQVTVSLVKRANTYLNEETRFWVVRPRLSGGSVTGLGTLLSGAYIAVDPGKGGESQYEFIGLEIPPVVTEDTPGKLFTLKATDLGSLDYGSPIYYRGIKIGQVVGYELQKGGEGIDITVFVDAPYDEYVKNTSRFWLASGMDLEMDADGIRFDTESLVSLLIGGISLSNPAHLKGTPVADSGDIFQLFPTREAAMKEQFIEKEYYVLKFAQSVRGLAIGAPVEFKGFPVGHVVDIGIEFDWKSGEVLVPVRIEVEQERLKRIASSTGEADTGAMLDLLIEHGLRGQVRTGNLLTGKLYVALDFFKNVEPAKLLSENGVTEIPTTPTPIEELTSNMSALLEKLQKVPMEEIGNNAVETLQSIKETSEKLERLADSDELRLTFQKAHETMEGANNLLAKDSPTVVELQRALREMSEAARAVRSLADQLERHPESLLRGKEGK; via the coding sequence ATGTCTGAAGAAAATAGTACTCCGTCATCATCTGAAAAGCTGCCACAGGCATCCGTCTGTAAGAAAAAGAGCTTTTCATTAATTTGGATTGTTCCACTTGTTGCCCTGCTCATCGGCCTTGGACTGGTTTACACAGCCATGACAGAAAAAGGCCCGACAGTCATAATTACGTTTGCTTCTGCTGAAGGGCTTGAAGCCGGAAAAACCAAGGTAAAATATAAAGATGTGGAAATCGGCAAAGTAGAATCAGTCGAACTTGCCGAAGATTTTGAACACGTCCAAGTTACTGTCTCCCTCGTAAAACGGGCAAATACATACCTGAACGAAGAAACCCGTTTCTGGGTTGTACGCCCACGCCTTAGCGGTGGCTCAGTAACAGGTTTAGGCACACTACTCTCCGGCGCATACATTGCGGTTGATCCGGGCAAGGGAGGAGAATCACAGTACGAATTCATCGGACTGGAAATTCCACCTGTAGTCACAGAAGACACCCCCGGAAAACTCTTCACTCTCAAAGCAACCGACCTTGGCTCTCTAGACTACGGTTCTCCTATCTACTACCGCGGCATTAAAATTGGCCAAGTAGTTGGGTACGAGTTACAAAAAGGCGGCGAAGGCATAGACATTACCGTTTTTGTTGATGCTCCATATGACGAATACGTAAAGAACACCTCTCGATTCTGGCTGGCATCCGGAATGGATCTTGAAATGGATGCAGACGGCATCCGTTTTGATACGGAATCCCTGGTAAGTCTGCTCATAGGTGGAATATCCTTATCCAACCCAGCCCACCTCAAAGGCACTCCAGTTGCTGATTCCGGTGACATTTTCCAACTGTTCCCGACGCGCGAAGCAGCAATGAAGGAACAGTTTATCGAAAAAGAATACTACGTCCTCAAATTTGCCCAGTCTGTTCGAGGTCTTGCCATTGGTGCACCTGTAGAATTCAAGGGCTTCCCTGTGGGACACGTAGTTGATATCGGCATTGAATTTGATTGGAAAAGCGGTGAAGTACTTGTACCTGTTCGCATTGAAGTGGAGCAGGAGCGTTTGAAACGTATTGCATCCAGTACAGGCGAAGCAGATACAGGCGCTATGCTCGATTTACTTATTGAGCATGGTCTGCGTGGTCAGGTTCGCACAGGAAACCTGCTTACAGGCAAGCTCTACGTTGCATTAGACTTCTTTAAAAACGTAGAACCGGCAAAGCTTCTTTCAGAAAATGGGGTGACTGAAATTCCAACGACACCAACACCGATTGAAGAATTGACCAGCAACATGTCTGCTCTGCTCGAAAAACTCCAGAAAGTTCCAATGGAAGAAATTGGTAACAATGCTGTAGAAACATTACAGAGCATTAAAGAAACAAGTGAAAAACTGGAACGTCTTGCAGATTCTGACGAACTCCGCCTTACATTTCAGAAAGCGCATGAGACCATGGAAGGAGCTAACAATCTGTTAGCCAAAGACTCTCCAACAGTTGTAGAATTACAACGCGCACTGCGTGAGATGAGTGAAGCTGCCAGAGCTGTCCGCTCATTGGCAGACCAGCTTGAACGTCATCCGGAATCTTTACTCCGAGGAAAAGAGGGAAAATAA
- a CDS encoding APC family permease, producing MSGISSNADETSSLKKSIKPSQAWALALGAILGWGAFVLPALRFLPSAGPLAACIGFVLGGGMLFFVAISYGNMVSKYPVAGGAFTFAYIGFGPTAAFICGWALVLGYICIIALNATALALLSRFLLPGVFEVGYLYTIVGWKVYAGELAMLIAILAGCGFLNYCGADLVGKIQVFLAFALVAGVFALFAGSCATEGASLSNLYPLYVEDKGLIASVMAITAIAPWLYVGFDTIPQAAEEFDFPHKDAQRLMLSAIAWGVLLYALVTIAVAVVMPYSDLLQMDVPWATGTVAKMSLGSAGSVILAIAVSAAIFTGINGFFIASSRLLFSMGRAKVLPAWFAQVHPKHQTPHNAILFVLAIAITAPFFGREVLNWVVDMSAIGTVVAYLYSCLAAYKYMVAHPLEEGSKAGKINAALGSLSSVICLCLLTIPGSPGAIGSESWMALLVWCVLGGIFYKTKIGEFTSMSRKEQTELILGCSSRPVFFK from the coding sequence ATGAGTGGTATTTCATCGAATGCTGACGAAACTTCATCGTTAAAAAAATCTATTAAACCATCTCAGGCATGGGCTCTAGCGTTAGGGGCTATTCTTGGATGGGGTGCATTTGTTCTGCCTGCATTGCGCTTTTTGCCTTCAGCAGGGCCATTGGCAGCTTGCATCGGATTTGTCTTAGGTGGAGGGATGTTATTCTTTGTAGCCATTAGTTATGGAAACATGGTGAGCAAGTATCCTGTAGCAGGAGGCGCATTTACTTTTGCTTACATCGGCTTCGGGCCGACCGCAGCGTTTATCTGCGGCTGGGCACTCGTTCTTGGATACATCTGTATTATCGCACTTAACGCAACTGCCCTCGCGTTATTGTCGCGTTTTTTATTACCGGGTGTATTTGAAGTCGGGTACCTGTATACTATTGTAGGTTGGAAAGTGTACGCAGGTGAATTGGCAATGCTTATTGCTATTCTCGCTGGTTGTGGCTTTTTGAACTACTGTGGTGCCGATCTTGTAGGTAAGATACAAGTCTTCTTAGCATTTGCTTTGGTTGCTGGAGTATTTGCCCTCTTCGCAGGTTCCTGCGCGACTGAGGGTGCATCTCTTTCAAACCTGTATCCACTTTACGTGGAAGATAAAGGCCTTATCGCCAGCGTTATGGCTATTACAGCTATTGCACCTTGGCTGTATGTAGGCTTTGATACTATTCCTCAAGCAGCAGAAGAGTTTGATTTCCCTCATAAGGACGCTCAGCGCTTGATGCTTTCAGCTATTGCATGGGGTGTGCTTCTTTATGCACTCGTAACCATTGCTGTAGCTGTTGTTATGCCGTACTCTGACCTGCTTCAGATGGACGTTCCATGGGCAACTGGTACTGTTGCAAAAATGAGCCTTGGTAGTGCAGGTAGTGTGATTCTGGCTATTGCTGTATCCGCTGCTATCTTTACCGGTATTAACGGCTTCTTTATTGCTTCTTCCCGTCTGCTCTTTAGTATGGGACGTGCAAAAGTGCTCCCAGCATGGTTTGCACAGGTTCATCCTAAGCATCAGACTCCGCACAATGCTATTTTGTTCGTACTTGCTATCGCAATTACTGCGCCTTTCTTTGGTCGTGAAGTACTCAACTGGGTTGTAGACATGTCTGCAATCGGTACAGTAGTGGCGTACCTCTACTCCTGTCTTGCAGCCTATAAATATATGGTTGCCCACCCACTTGAGGAAGGTTCTAAAGCAGGTAAAATTAACGCAGCTCTTGGTTCATTGAGCTCTGTTATCTGCCTTTGTCTTTTGACTATCCCGGGTTCCCCAGGGGCAATTGGTTCTGAATCCTGGATGGCTCTGTTAGTTTGGTGCGTCCTTGGCGGCATCTTCTACAAAACTAAAATTGGTGAATTTACATCAATGAGCCGTAAAGAACAGACAGAATTGATTCTGGGTTGTTCATCACGTCCGGTATTCTTCAAATAA
- a CDS encoding sulfite exporter TauE/SafE family protein codes for MNSLQVLIFVLSFSFSFIFALGGIGSAAAIIPVLTWVGVPFNIARPTGLFINTLSMGGATYSNIKGGRLDFKLGLPVIITSLVMAPIGAWSGHFFPTQYLMIGLVLFLVFASSMMLFFRGIKGSVIYREDHPFFGPALVGVLAGFCSGLLGVGGGGLISPLLIMQGFNPKKIAAITAFAVPFSSVAGFITYALMGSVAWSIWIVAGVAACIGGYFGTSVMHKRMEPAAVKKFLGVILFVVAMRILLNMIWR; via the coding sequence ATGAATTCCCTTCAGGTACTTATTTTCGTTTTGTCGTTCAGTTTCAGCTTTATTTTTGCTTTAGGCGGCATTGGTTCTGCTGCTGCGATTATTCCTGTGCTAACTTGGGTGGGTGTGCCTTTTAATATAGCTCGACCGACAGGCTTATTTATTAATACCCTTAGCATGGGGGGAGCAACGTATTCGAATATTAAGGGTGGAAGGCTCGATTTTAAATTAGGTCTGCCGGTTATTATAACATCACTGGTGATGGCACCAATCGGTGCTTGGAGTGGGCATTTTTTCCCTACACAATATCTTATGATTGGTCTTGTTCTATTTTTAGTGTTTGCTTCCTCTATGATGCTTTTTTTTAGGGGGATAAAAGGTAGTGTTATCTATCGGGAAGATCATCCTTTTTTCGGTCCAGCGCTTGTGGGCGTTCTTGCCGGCTTCTGCTCCGGCTTGCTTGGCGTAGGAGGTGGTGGACTTATTTCTCCGCTTCTCATCATGCAAGGGTTTAACCCAAAGAAAATTGCTGCAATTACAGCTTTTGCAGTTCCTTTTTCTTCTGTAGCTGGATTTATTACATATGCGCTAATGGGATCAGTTGCATGGAGCATCTGGATCGTGGCTGGTGTTGCGGCTTGCATCGGTGGATATTTTGGCACAAGTGTTATGCATAAGCGCATGGAGCCGGCTGCCGTAAAAAAGTTCCTTGGCGTTATTCTTTTTGTGGTGGCAATGCGAATATTGCTGAATATGATTTGGCGATAG
- a CDS encoding flavodoxin family protein: MYVVAINGSPRKDGNTGILLQKALAPLAASGWETEFIQLGAKKIKGCIACYKCFEKKDHTCAMKNDIFNEVFEKILRADAIILGTPTYFTDVSAELKALIDRAGLVAIANDRALAGKIGAGVVAVRRGGATHAFDTINHMFLMSQMIVPGSIYWNLGVGLAPGDVEKDAEAMANMENLGQTIHWLGSAIQPHKDSFPVSDFSR; encoded by the coding sequence ATGTACGTAGTTGCCATTAACGGAAGCCCGCGTAAGGACGGCAATACTGGGATTTTATTGCAGAAAGCACTTGCACCACTAGCTGCAAGCGGCTGGGAAACTGAATTTATTCAGCTAGGCGCAAAAAAGATCAAAGGTTGCATTGCTTGCTACAAGTGTTTTGAGAAAAAAGATCATACCTGCGCAATGAAGAATGATATCTTCAACGAAGTATTTGAAAAGATTCTCCGTGCAGATGCGATCATCCTTGGCACCCCAACCTACTTCACCGATGTATCTGCCGAGTTGAAAGCGCTTATCGACCGTGCAGGACTGGTTGCCATTGCCAATGATCGTGCATTGGCGGGAAAAATCGGTGCCGGTGTTGTAGCGGTTCGACGTGGCGGGGCAACACACGCCTTCGATACTATCAACCATATGTTCCTTATGTCACAGATGATCGTCCCGGGCTCAATCTACTGGAACCTCGGTGTCGGCCTCGCTCCCGGTGATGTAGAAAAAGATGCTGAGGCAATGGCTAACATGGAAAACCTCGGTCAGACTATCCACTGGCTTGGTTCTGCCATCCAGCCACATAAAGACTCCTTCCCTGTTTCTGATTTCAGCAGATAA
- a CDS encoding phosphoglycerate kinase, with protein sequence MNKLFLNDLNCEEKTVIVRVDFNVPLKNGAVDNDKRIRAALPTIKHLVDEGAKVILMSHLGRPKGQRVEALSLKPVADRLAELLGKPVAFADDCIGEVAKKAVEKLGSGEVLLLENLRFHKAETDNDPEFAKQLAELAELYVNDAFGTAHRAHASTEGITHYMEICACGYLLKKELDFLGGALAEPKRPFTAIIGGAKISGKIDVIKALLPKVDNLIIGGGMACTFLKAMGREIGNSLCEDEKLPLAKELLELGEGKILLPSDYLVTDKLDFDAREIGSENIVAEDAITEGLMAVDIGPKTMETFKDIIEKSGTVVWNGPMGVFEIDASAKGTFAVAEALAEATKKGSITVIGGGDSASAIEKAGLSEAVSHVSTGGGASLEFLEGKALPGVEALTEA encoded by the coding sequence ATGAACAAACTTTTTCTTAACGATCTCAATTGCGAAGAGAAAACTGTAATTGTACGCGTAGATTTCAACGTGCCGCTTAAAAATGGTGCCGTTGATAACGACAAACGTATTCGTGCAGCTCTTCCAACCATTAAGCATTTGGTAGATGAGGGCGCAAAAGTTATTCTTATGTCACACCTTGGACGTCCTAAAGGACAGCGTGTTGAGGCGTTAAGCCTTAAGCCTGTTGCTGACCGTCTTGCAGAGCTTTTAGGTAAGCCTGTTGCATTCGCTGATGACTGCATTGGCGAGGTAGCAAAAAAAGCTGTGGAAAAGCTTGGTTCCGGTGAAGTGCTTCTTCTTGAAAACCTCCGTTTCCACAAAGCGGAAACAGATAACGATCCAGAATTTGCAAAACAGCTCGCAGAGCTTGCAGAACTGTATGTTAACGACGCATTTGGCACTGCACACCGTGCGCATGCTTCCACCGAAGGTATCACCCACTATATGGAAATCTGTGCATGTGGTTACCTGCTTAAAAAGGAACTGGACTTCCTCGGTGGCGCACTTGCTGAACCTAAGCGTCCATTTACTGCCATTATCGGCGGTGCCAAAATTTCCGGTAAAATTGACGTCATTAAAGCTCTCCTGCCGAAGGTAGATAATCTGATCATCGGCGGTGGCATGGCGTGTACCTTCCTCAAAGCCATGGGACGCGAAATCGGCAATTCTCTCTGCGAAGATGAGAAACTGCCACTCGCAAAAGAACTTCTTGAACTCGGCGAAGGAAAAATCCTTCTTCCTTCTGACTACCTCGTAACTGACAAGCTCGATTTTGATGCACGCGAGATCGGCAGTGAAAATATCGTAGCAGAAGATGCCATTACTGAAGGTCTTATGGCTGTTGATATTGGTCCAAAGACCATGGAAACATTCAAAGACATCATCGAAAAATCCGGTACTGTTGTATGGAACGGTCCGATGGGTGTGTTTGAAATTGATGCATCTGCAAAAGGCACTTTCGCTGTGGCAGAAGCTCTTGCAGAAGCAACCAAAAAAGGCAGCATCACCGTTATCGGTGGTGGTGATTCCGCATCTGCTATTGAGAAAGCAGGTCTTTCTGAAGCAGTATCTCACGTGTCTACCGGTGGCGGTGCTTCCCTTGAGTTCCTCGAAGGAAAAGCCCTCCCGGGTGTAGAAGCTCTTACAGAAGCTTAG
- a CDS encoding paraquat-inducible protein A, with protein MDSTIPTTVTCHDCGLTQQLPEMPVGTKAICTRCGSVLFQKTNDTTQRTLALSLTGLILFAIANAYPFLSMQVEGKIQETTLLTGITWLFTHHMQGLSALVLLTSIAIPLIQLLALVFILTPIQMGKLAPKTGTIFRTVRHLMPWSMMEVFLLGILVSMIKLGKMATLIPGTAIWAYGGLILVLIAAFAGLNPHDIWKRLPVTTSEDSSDGLTQSATCHSCSLESDIPQTHHTACPRCGAGMHVRKPKSLERTTALVVAAIVLYIPANLLPITVTQVFGSSQADTIMSGVIFFMLSGSWHIALVIFIASILIPLLKLITLVYLLLSVKFRHQWKPETRTRMYRLTEAVGRWSMVDVYVVTVLVALVQLDPFAAIQAGPGAIYFAAVVVITMLAAESFDPRLIWDQKEE; from the coding sequence ATGGACTCGACAATTCCAACGACAGTTACATGCCACGACTGCGGACTGACACAACAGCTCCCTGAAATGCCTGTAGGGACAAAAGCAATCTGTACCCGTTGCGGCTCTGTACTGTTCCAAAAAACAAACGATACCACCCAGCGCACATTGGCACTTTCCCTTACCGGACTCATTCTTTTTGCCATTGCCAATGCGTACCCATTTCTTTCTATGCAAGTAGAAGGAAAAATTCAGGAAACAACACTACTCACCGGTATTACGTGGCTATTTACCCATCACATGCAGGGGCTCTCTGCCCTTGTCCTACTTACCAGTATCGCTATACCGCTGATTCAACTTCTTGCGCTGGTCTTCATACTCACTCCTATTCAAATGGGAAAACTGGCTCCCAAAACCGGAACCATCTTTCGAACAGTCCGACACCTGATGCCATGGAGCATGATGGAAGTCTTCCTGTTGGGTATTCTAGTCTCCATGATCAAGCTCGGCAAAATGGCCACCCTTATCCCCGGCACCGCAATATGGGCATACGGCGGATTAATTCTGGTGCTTATCGCTGCATTTGCCGGATTGAATCCGCACGACATATGGAAACGACTCCCTGTAACAACATCTGAAGACAGCTCAGACGGTCTCACACAGTCTGCCACATGCCATAGCTGCTCTCTGGAAAGCGACATACCGCAAACACACCATACAGCCTGCCCCCGCTGCGGAGCCGGGATGCATGTTCGCAAGCCCAAAAGCCTTGAACGAACAACGGCACTGGTTGTGGCCGCCATCGTTTTATACATTCCAGCAAATCTGCTGCCCATCACTGTAACTCAAGTTTTTGGAAGCTCTCAGGCAGATACCATTATGAGCGGGGTTATTTTTTTCATGCTCTCAGGATCATGGCATATTGCGCTTGTTATTTTTATTGCCAGCATACTTATCCCCCTCCTGAAGCTCATCACGCTGGTATATCTCCTGCTATCTGTAAAATTTCGACATCAATGGAAACCGGAAACCCGCACCAGAATGTACCGATTAACAGAAGCTGTAGGCCGTTGGTCTATGGTTGATGTGTATGTGGTAACGGTGCTGGTTGCGCTGGTTCAACTTGACCCGTTTGCTGCCATTCAAGCAGGACCGGGAGCTATCTATTTTGCTGCTGTCGTGGTTATCACCATGCTCGCGGCAGAAAGCTTTGACCCCAGACTCATATGGGATCAGAAGGAAGAATAA
- a CDS encoding L-lactate permease, with protein MEYLSFLLALLPIAWLIFSLVVLKLPAHKTCTATLVATIAIAIFGEWQMPAFKAVTAAAEGGALALWPIMIVIIAAVFTYNLSTQTGSMNVITKMLSSITTDRRLLVLIVAWGFGGFLEGVAGYGTAVAIPASILAAMGFAPMHAAVICLVANTVPTAFGAIGIPISTMASVTGIPVEIVSYLTAFQLSLFIVLITFLVVGLVDGVKGLKGVIGACLVSGFSFALPQLYVAKFMGAELPCLVGSICSMAATIAYTRMAHRSTAAKAEEALTAKSKFLAWVPYILILTLIVLCSNLFPAIKEAVGSIKSAITIYGDKPFTIKWVATPGVLIIIATYLGGMIQGVSIAEITKVLANTAKQLTKSAVTVVAIVALAKVMSYSGMINTIAMVIAELTGSFYPFISPMVGALGTFVTGSDTSSNVLFGQLQMQVAAKIGVDQAWLVSASAAGATAGKMISPQSIAIATAATGITGSEGRIMNKTIVVCCGYVLILGTLVYGLIPYLDAIY; from the coding sequence ATGGAATACTTGTCTTTTCTATTGGCTCTCTTGCCAATTGCGTGGCTTATCTTTTCGCTTGTTGTTCTCAAGCTCCCAGCACATAAAACTTGTACAGCAACTTTAGTTGCAACAATTGCCATTGCAATATTCGGTGAATGGCAAATGCCTGCATTTAAAGCTGTTACCGCTGCTGCAGAAGGCGGTGCATTGGCACTTTGGCCGATTATGATTGTTATCATCGCTGCTGTATTTACATACAACTTGTCTACACAGACTGGCAGCATGAACGTGATCACAAAGATGCTTTCCAGCATTACTACCGACCGCCGTTTGCTCGTGCTTATCGTAGCATGGGGCTTTGGCGGTTTTCTTGAAGGTGTAGCAGGTTACGGTACTGCCGTAGCAATTCCAGCAAGTATTCTTGCAGCAATGGGTTTTGCGCCTATGCACGCAGCTGTAATTTGCCTTGTAGCTAACACCGTTCCGACAGCATTTGGAGCAATCGGTATCCCGATTTCCACAATGGCAAGCGTAACCGGCATTCCTGTTGAGATCGTAAGTTATCTCACAGCATTCCAGCTTTCTCTCTTTATTGTGCTTATCACCTTTTTGGTTGTTGGCCTTGTTGATGGTGTCAAAGGTCTGAAAGGCGTAATTGGCGCTTGCCTTGTTTCTGGTTTCAGCTTTGCTCTTCCGCAGCTGTATGTAGCTAAATTTATGGGTGCAGAACTTCCATGTCTTGTTGGTAGTATCTGTAGTATGGCGGCAACCATTGCATACACCCGTATGGCACATCGCAGCACCGCAGCCAAAGCGGAAGAAGCTCTCACTGCAAAGAGCAAATTCCTTGCGTGGGTTCCTTACATTCTTATCCTCACGCTTATTGTTCTTTGCAGTAACTTGTTCCCTGCGATTAAAGAGGCGGTTGGTTCTATCAAGTCCGCTATCACTATCTACGGTGACAAACCATTTACTATCAAATGGGTTGCTACCCCGGGTGTCCTGATCATTATTGCTACCTACCTTGGCGGCATGATTCAGGGTGTTTCAATCGCAGAAATCACAAAAGTTTTGGCCAATACTGCAAAGCAGCTCACCAAGTCTGCTGTCACAGTAGTGGCCATTGTCGCGCTTGCGAAGGTAATGTCTTACAGTGGTATGATTAATACCATTGCAATGGTTATTGCCGAGCTTACCGGCTCCTTCTACCCGTTCATCTCTCCAATGGTGGGTGCGCTTGGTACCTTTGTCACAGGCTCCGATACATCTTCAAATGTGCTCTTCGGGCAGTTGCAGATGCAGGTTGCAGCAAAGATCGGTGTAGATCAGGCCTGGCTGGTTTCAGCTTCCGCAGCTGGTGCTACAGCAGGTAAAATGATCTCTCCGCAGTCTATTGCTATTGCAACAGCAGCAACCGGTATTACCGGTAGCGAAGGTCGTATTATGAATAAGACTATCGTCGTTTGCTGCGGCTATGTGCTTATTTTAGGTACACTTGTGTACGGTCTTATTCCGTACTTGGACGCAATCTACTAG
- a CDS encoding winged helix-turn-helix transcriptional regulator produces MISRCGVKELEGKSYRCFFELTLQVIGGKWKPIILYHLSQEKVLRFGALKKSMPGITQRMLTKQLRELEADRLVLREAYNEVPPRVEYSLTELGESLIPIFLEMKEWGIRYEQCVAGEVITGDGYESVEVSSSLADERG; encoded by the coding sequence ATGATTAGCAGATGTGGCGTGAAAGAGCTTGAAGGTAAGAGTTACAGGTGTTTTTTTGAGCTGACCTTGCAGGTAATTGGCGGGAAGTGGAAGCCGATTATTTTATATCATCTTTCGCAGGAAAAAGTTCTGCGTTTTGGTGCGCTGAAGAAATCTATGCCGGGAATTACCCAGCGCATGCTGACAAAACAGCTGCGAGAACTTGAAGCAGACAGGCTAGTTTTGCGTGAAGCCTATAACGAGGTTCCACCCAGAGTAGAATATTCTCTTACTGAGCTTGGCGAGTCATTAATTCCAATTTTTTTGGAGATGAAAGAATGGGGCATCCGTTATGAGCAGTGCGTTGCTGGCGAGGTCATAACAGGTGACGGGTATGAGTCTGTAGAAGTCTCAAGTAGTCTTGCGGATGAACGTGGCTAA
- the gap gene encoding type I glyceraldehyde-3-phosphate dehydrogenase — MIKIGINGFGRIGRLVFRAAIQRDDIEVVGINDLIDVDYIAYLLKYDSTHGRFDGTVEVVDGHLVVNGKTIRVSCECCPDKLAWDEIGAEYIVESTGFFLTDETARGHIKAGAKKVILSAPSKDATPMFVMGVNHNDYAGQDIVSNASCTTNCLAPLAHVVHNAFGIVEGLMTTVHATTATQKTVDGPSRKDWRGGRGAGQNIIPSSTGAAKAVGKVIPSLNGKLTGMAFRVPTPDVSVVDLTCRLEKPATYEEIKAAIKAASENELKGILAYTEDAVVSTDFVGESCTSVFDAEAGIALNDNFVKLISWYDNEWGYSCKVLDLLAHVAAN; from the coding sequence ATGATTAAAATCGGTATTAACGGCTTTGGCCGTATCGGCCGCCTTGTTTTCAGGGCTGCAATTCAGCGTGATGATATTGAAGTTGTAGGTATTAACGACCTTATCGATGTTGATTACATCGCTTACCTTCTTAAGTACGACTCCACCCATGGCCGCTTTGACGGTACTGTGGAAGTTGTAGACGGTCACCTCGTTGTTAACGGTAAAACCATCCGTGTGTCTTGTGAGTGCTGTCCGGATAAACTTGCATGGGATGAAATCGGTGCAGAATACATTGTAGAATCTACCGGCTTCTTCCTTACTGACGAGACTGCCCGTGGACACATCAAAGCTGGTGCTAAGAAAGTAATTCTGTCTGCTCCTTCCAAAGATGCGACCCCTATGTTTGTTATGGGTGTTAACCATAATGACTACGCAGGTCAGGACATCGTTTCCAACGCTTCCTGTACAACAAACTGCCTTGCACCTCTCGCGCATGTTGTGCACAACGCATTCGGTATCGTGGAAGGTCTTATGACTACTGTACATGCAACTACTGCTACACAGAAGACCGTTGACGGTCCTTCCCGTAAAGACTGGCGTGGCGGACGTGGCGCAGGTCAGAATATTATTCCTAGCTCCACTGGTGCAGCAAAAGCAGTAGGCAAGGTTATTCCTTCACTTAACGGTAAGCTTACCGGTATGGCGTTCCGTGTTCCTACTCCGGACGTATCCGTAGTTGACCTTACCTGTCGCCTTGAAAAGCCTGCAACCTACGAAGAAATTAAAGCTGCTATCAAGGCTGCTTCTGAAAACGAGCTTAAAGGTATTCTCGCGTACACAGAAGATGCAGTAGTTTCCACCGATTTTGTTGGTGAATCTTGCACATCTGTTTTTGACGCAGAAGCTGGTATTGCTCTTAATGATAATTTTGTTAAGCTTATCTCATGGTACGACAACGAATGGGGTTACTCCTGTAAAGTTCTCGATCTGCTTGCACATGTAGCTGCAAACTAG
- a CDS encoding PqiC family protein — MRKAVSITLLLAGLCFVLTACGKMSPSSSYYVLTSSSQMASQAQPLSDLSVGVGPVIVPGHLDRAQIVTTTGQNSITIHEYQRWGDSFKSQVEETLAENISILLQTPKVAVYPWERAQRPEYQIYVTIRRFEGKANIDVTLDAIWQIVDVDTDKSLLTRHFVQTFPVTGDTMSAYVQTQSDALEALSQEVAKGLHSVAAQ; from the coding sequence ATGCGCAAAGCTGTATCAATCACCCTGCTACTTGCAGGACTATGTTTCGTGCTGACTGCATGTGGAAAGATGTCTCCATCTTCTTCGTATTACGTTCTCACAAGTTCCAGCCAGATGGCTTCTCAAGCACAGCCGCTCAGCGACCTAAGCGTCGGTGTGGGGCCAGTCATAGTTCCCGGCCATCTTGATCGCGCACAAATAGTGACAACCACAGGACAGAACAGCATCACCATCCACGAATACCAGCGGTGGGGCGATTCGTTCAAATCACAGGTAGAAGAAACACTAGCAGAAAACATCTCTATTCTGCTTCAGACACCTAAAGTTGCTGTATACCCATGGGAACGAGCGCAACGCCCTGAATATCAGATTTATGTCACAATCCGCCGATTTGAAGGCAAAGCAAACATAGATGTAACACTTGACGCTATCTGGCAAATTGTTGACGTTGATACTGACAAGTCCCTACTGACACGTCACTTTGTCCAGACCTTCCCCGTAACAGGGGATACAATGAGTGCGTATGTGCAGACACAAAGCGACGCTCTGGAAGCGCTAAGTCAGGAAGTTGCTAAGGGGCTGCACTCAGTAGCAGCACAATAA